Within the Candidatus Binatia bacterium genome, the region ATCCGGTGGATGCAAGCCGCCCCACCCTGAGGCTGGTCCGGGATTCCTCGGGCTGCTAGGCGGCGCCGGTGAGCGGAGCCGAACCGCGCCGAGATCGCCCTCTTCAGTAACGCGAGCTTTCCGCCGCTACCCCTTCTCCGAACGCCGCTTCAGCCCCTCGGCCTCCATCTCGACATAGCTCCGGCTGAGCGGGGCGAGGATCCTCCCGACGATGCCGCCCAGGAGTCCCTCCTGGATCACGGCCAGCGTCACCCGCGATCCGCCCCCGGGCCGCGGCTCCACCACGTGGCGGCCCGTGCTCGTCATGCCCGGGCTCCGGGCGACCCATTCGAAGGACCGTCCGGGGACCACGGAGGAGACCCGCCAGACGACCGGCGGGAGCTTGGGCTGGAGCACCCGAAACCGGGAGCCGGCGGCGAGACCGCCCGGATCGAGGGGCTCGATCGAGGTGATGGAAGGGGTCCATTCCCGCCAGCGCTCCACGTCGGCGACGTGGGGCCACACCGCATCCGGCGGCGCATCGATCTCGATGACGCGCTCGATCTTCATGGGCGGTGGATTGAAGCGAACGGGACGCGGAGGCACAAGCGGAAACGAAACGGGGAGCCCGTGGGCTCCCCGCTTGCATGACTCCTTCTCGACGAGACGACTACTTCGTCACTTTGACCCCGACTCCCATGGCGGCGCTCGACGCGGCTCCCGCGCGGGTCTGGCCCGCCGCGGCATGCGCGCCGCCCGCGGACGCCACGCGCGTGTTCGCTCCGATCTTCGCCGGCTTGCCGTCCGCCTTCATGGTCCCCCTCGCGACCATGGTCTCGGTCTTGACGGCGGCCGCCACGCTCCCGACCCGAAGCCCCATGCCGTACGCGACCTGGCCCCAACCCATCCCGTCCGCATGGAGCGAGTACAGCTGGTCGATCGTCGTTCCGCTCGGCGCGTTCGCGAGGAGCGTGTGCGCGATCATCACCTCACCCCAACCCACGTTGTACTGCGTCCGCTCGGCGAGCAGCGCTTCGGAGGTCACTCCGAATTCCGCCGCGAAGCGGTCCGCGACCGTGGCGTCGCCGTTCGCGACGGCCTCGACGTCCACGTCCTTGATGTTCCCCTCCAGCTTCTTCTGGATCTCCTCGCGATCGGTGGCGGGCATCTTCGCGGCCCGATCCCGGATCGCCTTGAGCCGCGCCTCGTCCTTGCCGCCGCTGGGC harbors:
- a CDS encoding SRPBCC family protein, encoding MKIERVIEIDAPPDAVWPHVADVERWREWTPSITSIEPLDPGGLAAGSRFRVLQPKLPPVVWRVSSVVPGRSFEWVARSPGMTSTGRHVVEPRPGGGSRVTLAVIQEGLLGGIVGRILAPLSRSYVEMEAEGLKRRSEKG